The genomic window AACCAAAATAAATTTCCACACAACAAGATACCCCACAAGGAGAGAAACCACATGGAACAAATTACAAAGTCTACTAATTTTAAATCGGAGTTAAAAAATCTGATTCTTACAACACTGGAACAAGTTTTGAAAGAATACCAACCGAAAAAGTCTGAATGGATGAGCCTAAAAGAAGGTGCATCTTACGCCAATGTTTCCTACAACACATTCATTAAGTTTCGTGAAATGGGATTAAAGGTTTGTGAAATTGACGGGGTAAAACGAGTTTCAAAAACCGAGATTGACAATTTCTTAAACAGTTATAGCTACTAATAAAACCAATAATTAGTCTATGAAAAAGTTAATTTATCAGGAGGAAAGCAACATGAGCAGAGCTAAAAGAACTTCAATAAAAGAATATGTGAAAGTAGATGGAAAGAAATACTATTATTTCAAAATATATATTGGGGTCAACCCACTAACAGGTAAGCCAGATTACACCACTCGCAGAGGCTTTAGAACGAAGAAAGAAGCAGAACTTGCTTTAGCTCGTATGAAACTGGAAATCAGTAAAGGTACGTTTCGTAAACAAACAGCAGAAACGTTTCAGGATGTTTATGATTTATGGATTGAACAATATAAGAAAAAGGTAGAAGAAAGCACATTTGTGAAAACAGCAGGTATTTTCCGAAATCATATTCTCCCCAAAATGGGTGATTATAGGATTGCAAAGATCGATTATGATATATGTGAAAAACACGTAAACGAATGGGCTGAAAAGTTAAAGAGTGTCCGCATTGTAAAATCCTACGCCTCAAAAATCCTCGATTATGCCATCAAGAAACAAATCATTCAAACAAATCCATTCTCATTAGTAGAGATCCCACAGAAAACACAAGAAGAAAACATTGATGAAGCTGATAATGTGATCGAAAACTTTTACAATAAAGAACAGTTGCTTCATTTTTTCCAATGTATGAAACAGGAGTCTAACACGAAGGCATATGTTCTATTCCACTTGTTAGCGTACAGTGGTATGCGTAAAGGGGAAGCACTTGCACTCAATTGGAATGATATTAATTTTAATAAAAAGGAAATTCGGATAAATAAAGCACTGTCACAAGGAACAAAAAATAGACTATATTTCAAACCCACGAAGACAGAAGTTCCCCGAACGATTTCAATGGATTCAGCAACTATGGAGATTTTAAGAGAATGGAAAAAGAAACAGCGACAGGA from Bacillus sp. HMF5848 includes these protein-coding regions:
- a CDS encoding DNA-binding protein yields the protein MEQITKSTNFKSELKNLILTTLEQVLKEYQPKKSEWMSLKEGASYANVSYNTFIKFREMGLKVCEIDGVKRVSKTEIDNFLNSYSY
- a CDS encoding site-specific integrase; protein product: MSRAKRTSIKEYVKVDGKKYYYFKIYIGVNPLTGKPDYTTRRGFRTKKEAELALARMKLEISKGTFRKQTAETFQDVYDLWIEQYKKKVEESTFVKTAGIFRNHILPKMGDYRIAKIDYDICEKHVNEWAEKLKSVRIVKSYASKILDYAIKKQIIQTNPFSLVEIPQKTQEENIDEADNVIENFYNKEQLLHFFQCMKQESNTKAYVLFHLLAYSGMRKGEALALNWNDINFNKKEIRINKALSQGTKNRLYFKPTKTEVPRTISMDSATMEILREWKKKQRQELNILGYNSVQPKQLVFSNKKNEVLQPSITTKWLNAVIKKYQLPFLTTHGFRHTHCSLLVASHVSIKEAQVRLGHKDFKTTMNVYAHVSKQANEDVVTKLESYMAM